The following are encoded together in the Thunnus thynnus chromosome 15, fThuThy2.1, whole genome shotgun sequence genome:
- the smim13 gene encoding small integral membrane protein 13 produces MWQSVGLTLLVIVATLVCALLFMLFGWYVVWQLFLSKFKFLRELVGDATTPQAETQPSETKSERAPNAPTRNRPRTARQRVAFPESTS; encoded by the exons ATGTGGCAAAGTGTCGGACTCACACTGCTGGTCATTGTGGCCACACTTGTCTGTGCGCTGCTCTTCATGCTGTTCG GTTGGTATGTAGTCTGGCAGCTCTTCTTGTCCAAGTTCAAGTTCCTGCGCGAGCTTGTCGGAGACGCTACCACACCGCAGGCTGAAACTCAACCGTCCGAAACCAAGAGCGAGCGCGCACCTAATGCACCAACACGAAATCGGCCCCGGACTGCACGCCAAAGAGTTGCCTTTCCAGAGAGCACTTCATAG